A portion of the Punica granatum isolate Tunisia-2019 chromosome 7, ASM765513v2, whole genome shotgun sequence genome contains these proteins:
- the LOC116212755 gene encoding uncharacterized protein LOC116212755, with the protein MSSSFGRGKASNGFGGSADLFVPINSGRHLFIELGLHLIHTSYSRTQFSSKIAKVMDMVDIVGDECFSFAWGHEIGEAFAWSDQNGSREEVLWSFQFSKGFLENRMLDKIKVTLTKSVNIHPSVGVRIDSKKYCS; encoded by the exons ATGAGCTCTTCGTTTGGCCGCGGAAAGGCATCAAATGGGTTTGGGGGTTCTGCTGACCTTTTTGTTCCAATAAATT CCGGACGGCACTTATTTATAGAGCTTGGACTTCATCTAATCCATACCTCATATTCTCGTACACAGTTCAGCAGTAAAATAGCAAAG GTTATGGACATGGTCGACATCGTAGGAGATGAATGC TTTTCTTTTGCATGGGGACATGAAATCGGAGAGGCTTTTGCTTGGTCAGATCAAAATGGCTCACGTGAAGAAGTTCTATGGTCTTTCCAGTTCTCAAAAGGCTTCCTGGAAAACCGCATGTTGGATAAG ATTAAAGTTACATTGACAAAATCAGTTAATATACATCCATCAGTGGGAGTTCGTATAGACAGTAAAAAATATTGCAGTTGA
- the LOC116215470 gene encoding uncharacterized protein LOC116215470: MKGGAKILALLITVSLAELTSVIPRPIFLCKCCGLERQNFSLACVGALVIALRWLFPGPLTYPLYAIGQLNHIWKIIATFFFGAAIILISVWSPSKCSGAFFLAMISVLLTSEAKLSSLNGVNIPYICIIQLRYVLINHARVNLNDFYGIQLGESEMKEEHAILLLLVPSLIITLLIWAFGGKHTREEAVEAFALLS; the protein is encoded by the exons ATGAAAGGTGGTGCGAAAATCCTGGCCTTACTCATAACGGTTTCGCTCGCTGAGCTGACTAGTGTGATACCCCGTCCCATTTTCCTTTGCAAGTGTTGCGGCTTGGAGCGGCAGAATTTCAGTCTTGCCTGTGTGGGGGCACTTGTCATAGCCCTGCGGTGGCTCTTCCCTGGACCACTTACCTACCCGCTGTATGCCATCGGCCAATTGAACCATATATGGAAGATCATTGCCACTTTCTTCTTTGGTGCAGCCATCATCCTAATATCCGTGTGGAGCCCTTCTAAGTGTTCCGGGGCTTTCTTCCTAGCGATGATATCGGTATTGCTGACCTCCGAGGCCAAGCTCTCAAGCCTGAACGGTGTAAACATTCCATATATTTGCATCATTCAGCTGCGGTATGTTCTGATCAATCATGCTCGAGTGAACTTGAATGACTTTTATGGTATCCAGCTCGGAGAGTCTGAGATGAAGGAAGAGCATGCAATCCTCTTGCTTCTTGTCCCATCATTGATCATTACCTTGCTGATATGG GCTTTTGGCGGCAAACACACTCGCGAGGAAGCAGTGGAGGCATTTGCTTTGCTATCTTAG
- the LOC116212754 gene encoding uncharacterized protein LOC116212754 produces the protein MDGTTGCGEIGVVAMSPEDALAAWFRKRFPNQDKPATIGTKSSGNNQHLKAKELEEKITVNPGAGAVRPSRGTTSSATACPKSKNHMKQSIFFIGFPQKEAGDDSRAIGFGDLVKSCASCKKEFESEKDVYMYRASAFCSLECRDKRIASDGYTRKQVGLKNNVGGTTPKPLGKNPSIRPAHA, from the coding sequence ATGGACGGGACGACTGGCTGCGGAGAGATTGGCGTCGTTGCTATGTCGCCTGAAGATGCTCTTGCAGCTTGGTTCAGGAAGAGGTTTCCCAACCAAGACAAACCGGCCACGATTGGCACGAAGTCCTCAGGCAATAATCAGCATCTAAAGGCTAAGGAGTTGGAGGAGAAGATCACTGTGAATCCCGGGGCCGGTGCTGTCAGGCCCTCTCGAGGCACTACCAGCAGTGCTACTGCCTGCCCAAAGTCCAAGAACCACATGAAACAAAGCATATTTTTCATTGGATTCCCGCAGAAAGAGGCAGGGGATGATAGTCGGGCAATCGGGTTTGGGGATTTGGTCAAGAGCTGTGCGTCGTGCAAGAAGGAGTTCGAGTCGGAAAAGGACGTCTACATGTATCGCGCGAGCGCATTCTGTTCACTCGAGTGCAGAGATAAAAGGATTGCATCGGATGGGTACACCAGAAAGCAAGTCGGCCTCAAGAATAATGTCGGTGGTACTACTCCCAAGCCATTGGGAAAGAATCCGAGCATTCGACCTGCGCATGCATAG
- the LOC116212812 gene encoding B-box zinc finger protein 21-like has product MKIQCDVCGKDEAALFCTADEAAICRGCDHRVHHANKLASQHQRFSLLSPSAKDFPLCDICQEKRAFLFCQQDRAILCWDCDVPIHTANEHTQKHNRFLLTGVKLSATSTLYSAAAGPPASLGFDTVPEFPAEALSVKKPPASASSSQQLPPPTKSARTAASVTSPAAIPKVGNSNNPGSVAASQGNGSTSSISEYLIEMLPGWHFEDFLDSCSASFGFCKSGDDRDGLLPLVDGDDKTTSSSMSSESLGIWVPQAPNPLPHAAPTIDQFAAQINGFKDAAVAMKHNSNNSNYRWSDDSFAVPQIRPLSSGWKRSRQHFY; this is encoded by the exons ATGAAGATACAGTGCGATGTGTGTGGCAAGGACGAAGCGGCGCTGTTCTGTACGGCGGATGAGGCGGCCATCTGCCGCGGCTGCGACCACCGCGTCCACCACGCCAACAAGCTCGCTTCCCAGCACCAGCGGTTCTCCCTCCTCTCCCCTTCGGCTAAAGATTTCCCTCTCTGCGATATCTGTCAG GAGAAGAGAGCGTTCTTGTTCTGTCAGCAGGACAGAGCAATCCTCTGCTGGGATTGCGACGTCCCGATCCACACGGCCAACGAGCACACCCAGAAGCACAACCGATTCCTCCTCACCGGCGTCAAGCTCTCCGCCACTTCCACGCTCTACTCCGCGGCAGCTGGCCCGCCCGCTTCCCTTGGCTTCGACACAGTCCCCGAGTTCCCGGCAGAGGCATTATCCGTCAAGAAGCCGCCTGCCTCGGCCTCTTCTTCCCAGCAGCTGCCACCGCCAACAAAATCTGCTAGGACAGCCGCTTCCGTGACTTCTCCAGCAGCTATCCCGAAGGTAGGGAACAGCAACAACCCGGGATCGGTGGCGGCCAGTCAGGGGAACGGCTCCACGAGCAGCATATCGGAGTACCTGATCGAGATGCTTCCCGGGTGGCACTTCGAGGACTTTCTTGATTCCTGCTCTGCTTCCTTTGGTTTCTGTAAG AGCGGCGACGATCGTGATGGGTTGTTGCCACTGGTGGACGGTGATGACAAGACAACCAGCTCCTCCATGTCATCTGAAAGTCTGGGAATTTGGGTTCCTCAAGCTCCAAACCCCCTCCCCCATGCCGCCCCGACCATTGATCAGTTCGCTGCACAGATCAATGGATTCAAGGATGCAGCAGTCGCCATGAAACACAACAGTAACAACAGCAATTACAGGTGGAGCGATGACAGTTTTGCAGTCCCCCAGATTAGGCCTCTTTCCTCAGGGTGGAAGAGATCAAGGCAGCATTTTTACTAG